Proteins encoded in a region of the Coffea eugenioides isolate CCC68of chromosome 4, Ceug_1.0, whole genome shotgun sequence genome:
- the LOC113767587 gene encoding NF-X1-type zinc finger protein NFXL1, giving the protein MSFPVQRNRRDNRSRNRTTNPVQGARREWVLRGPAPIATTAAPTPTTAAIPPTNYSPAVAADDVIRNGNNGDQNGRSVPPANRTRNTSGARGIMRQHSNQRRERDKEKQRDYSREVKGSKDLNLPLLVQEIQDKLMKGSVECMICYDMVRRSAPIWSCSSCYSIFHLACIKKWARAPTSVDLSAEKSQGFNWRCPGCQAVQLMSSKEIRYVCFCGKRQDPPPDLYLTPHSCGEPCGKALEKEVPGSGMAKEDLCPHLCVLQCHPGPCPPCKAFAPSRRCPCGKQVITTRCSDRKSVLTCGQRCDKLLDCGRHRCERTCHVGPCDPCDVLVNASCFCKKKIEVVLCGDMVVKGEIRADDGVFSCSSICEKKLGCRNHFCDDICHPGPCGECDLLPSKIKTCCCGKMRLKEDRESCLDPISTCSQTCGKSLPCGVHHCKEMCHTGVCAPCPVLVTQKCRCGSTSRTVECYRTTAENENFTCDRPCGQKKNCGRHRCSERCCPLSNPNKSFSGDWDPHLCSMPCGKKLRCRQHSCHSFCHSGHCPPCLDTIFTDLTCACGRTSIPPPLPCGTPPPSCQYPCSVPQPCGHPSTHSCHLGDCPPCTIPIAKECIGGHVVLRNIPCGSKDIRCNKLCGKTRQCGLHACARTCHPSPCDTPTGTSIGSRASCGQPCGAPRRDCRHTCTALCHPSGSCPDVRCEFPVSITCSCGRINATVPCDAGGSGGGYSSDTVLEASIVQKLPAPLQPVEGNVKVPLGQRKLMCDDECAKTERKKVLADAFGVTTPNLDALHFGENAVVSEVLSDLLRREPKWVLSVEERCKYLVLGRGRGGINAVKVHVFCPMSKEKRDIVRLIAERWKLSVNAAGWEPKRFIVLHVTPKSKAPARILGLKGCLASNMLQPPVFDPLVDMDPRLVVALFDLPRDADISALVLRFGGECELVWLNDKNALAVFSDPARAATAMRRLDQGSLYYGAVVVPHHGGASAAAVAAAAAANAWGATGPSKDGGAVTALKTNPWKKAVMQEPDGRESSWGAEDWSDNSVDVHSSIRKGNEVPISATNRWSVLGSENSSSTSSGRNDDSRNKPGTPLVSSVKPSSSSSVLPGQPQGAGLNEISDVVDDWEKAYD; this is encoded by the coding sequence ATGAGCTTTCCAGTACAGCGCAACAGAAGAGATAATCGGTCAAGGAATAGAACTACTAATCCTGTTCAAGGTGCTCGACGTGAGTGGGTCCTGCGTGGTCCGGCTCCCATTGCCACCACCGCTGCTCCCACTCCCACTACTGCCGCTATACCTCCTACCAATTACAGCCCTGCGGTGGCCGCTGATGATGTGATTAGAAATGGAAACAATGGGGACCAGAATGGCAGGTCAGTTCCACCTGCTAACAGGACCAGGAACACTTCAGGAGCCAGAGGCATTATGCGTCAGCATTCGAATCAAAGGAGGGAGCGGGATAAAGAGAAGCAGAGGGATTATAGTAGAGAGGTAAAAGGGTCGAAGGATCTGAACTTACCTTTACTTGTCCAAGAAATTCAGGATAAGTTGATGAAAGGTTCTGTGGAGTGCATGATTTGTTATGATATGGTAAGGAGGTCTGCACCAATCTGGTCATGTTCTAGCTGTTATTCTATTTTTCACTTAGCATGTATTAAGAAATGGGCAAGGGCTCCTACTTCAGTCGACTTGTCAGCAGAGAAGAGTCAGGGGTTTAACTGGAGGTGCCCTGGTTGTCAAGCTGTACAGCTCATGTCCTCGAAGGAGATTCGGTATGTTTGTTTTTGTGGGAAAAGGCAGGATCCTCCTCCTGATTTGTATTTGACTCCCCATTCTTGTGGAGAGCCTTGTGGCAAGGCACTTGAGAAGGAAGTTCCTGGTTCAGGTATGGCGAAGGAGGATCTTTGTCCTCATCTATGTGTCCTGCAATGTCATCCTGGTCCTTGTCCTCCTTGTAAAGCTTTTGCTCCGTCAAGAAGGTGCCCCTGTGGGAAGCAAGTAATCACTACAAGATGCTCTGATCGAAAGTCTGTTCTTACATGTGGACAGCGGTGTGATAAGCTTCTTGATTGTGGGCGTCATCGTTGTGAGCGGACTTGCCATGTTGGTCCTTGTGATCCATGTGACGTGCTGGTTAATGCCTCGTGTTTCTGCAAGAAGAAGATTGAGGTTGTGCTCTGTGGAGACATGGTTGTGAAAGGAGAAATTAGAGCAGACGATGGTGTCTTTTCTTGTAGTTCTATCTGTGAGAAGAAATTGGGCTGCAGGAATCATTTTTGTGATGATATATGCCATCCTGGACCGTGTGGAGAATGTGACTTGTTGCCAAGTAAAATTAAAACATGCTGCTGTGGTAAAATGAGGTTAAAAGAAGATCGAGAGAGTTGTCTGGACCCAATTTCAACATGTTCACAAACCTGTGGTAAAAGCCTGCCCTGTGGGGTTCATCATTGTAAAGAGATGTGTCATACTGGAGTTTGTGCACCTTGTCCTGTTTTGGTTACTCAAAAATGCCGCTGTGGTTCGACTTCTCGGACTGTGGAGTGCTACAGAACAACagcagaaaatgaaaattttacttGTGACAGACCTTGTGGGCAGAAGAAAAATTGTGGGAGGCACCGATGCAGCGAGAGGTGCTGTCCTTTGTCAAATCCAAACAAATCCTTTTCTGGTGATTGGGATCCACACTTGTGCTCAATGCCATGTGGTAAGAAGTTAAGGTGCAGGCAGCATTCCTGCCACTCATTCTGTCACAGTGGCCATTGTCCTCCCTGCCTAGATACAATTTTCACCGACTTGACTTGCGCTTGTGGAAGGACATCAATTCCTCCTCCACTGCCTTGTGGTACACCTCCTCCTTCTTGTCAGTATCCCTGCTCAGTTCCTCAGCCTTGTGGCCATCCATCCACTCACAGCTGCCACCTTGGAGATTGTCCACCCTGCACGATACCTATAGCAAAAGAGTGCATTGGTGGACATGTGGTCCTGAGGAACATTCCTTGTGGTTCAAAGGATATACGATGTAACAAACTTTGTGGTAAGACGAGGCAGTGTGGTTTGCATGCATGTGCTCGAACTTGTCATCCTTCACCTTGTGATACTCCTACTGGAACTAGTATTGGCTCAAGAGCTTCTTGTGGGCAGCCCTGTGGTGCTCCGAGGAGGGATTGCCGGCATACATGTACTGCTCTTTGTCACCCATCTGGTTCCTGTCCTGATGTAAGATGTGAGTTTCCTGTTTCAATTACATGTTCTTGTGGGCGAATAAATGCTACTGTTCCTTGTGATGCTGGAGGCAGCGGTGGTGGGTATAGCAGCGATACAGTTTTAGAAGCTTCTATAGTCCAGAAGTTGCCGGCGCCTCTTCAACCTGTTGAAGGTAATGTAAAGGTGCCACTTGGTCAGAGGAAACTGATGTGCGATGATGAATGTGCAAAGACTGAAAGAAAAAAGGTGCTTGCTGATGCTTTTGGTGTTACAACTCCAAACTTGGATGCACTTCACTTTGGTGAGAATGCTGTTGTTTCTGAAGTGCTCAGTGATCTACTACGTAGGGAACCTAAATGGGTGCTGTCTGTGGAAGAGAGATGCAAATATCTGGTTCTAGGAAGGGGCAGAGGTGGAATTAATGCTGTCAAAGTTCATGTCTTTTGCCCAATgtcaaaggaaaagagagacATTGTCAGGTTAATAGCCGAAAGATGGAAACTTTCAGTAAATGCTGCTGGTTGGGAGCCAAAAAGATTCATTGTTCTTCATGTCACACCAAAGTCCAAAGCTCCCGCTCGCATACTTGGTCTGAAGGGCTGTCTTGCCAGTAACATGTTGCAGCCACCAGTTTTCGATCCTCTGGTAGACATGGATCCCAGGCTTGTTGTTGCTCTATTTGATTTGCCTAGGGATGCCGACATTAGCGCATTGGTTCTGAGGTTTGGTGGTGAATGTGAGCTGGTCTGGCTGAATGACAAGAATGCTTTGGCTGTTTTTAGTGATCCTGCCCGAGCAGCAACTGCCATGAGGAGATTGGATCAAGGTTCATTGTATTATGGTGCTGTTGTAGTTCCTCACCATGGTGGAGCATCAGCTGCAGCCGTAGCAGCTGCAGCTGCAGCCAATGCTTGGGGAGCGACGGGACCATCCAAGGATGGTGGTGCAGTTACAGCTCTCAAGACGAATCCTTGGAAGAAAGCTGTAATGCAGGAACCTGATGGGAGGGAGAGTTCATGGGGTGCTGAGGACTGGTCAGATAATTCTGTTGATGTGCACTCATCCATTCGGAAAGGAAATGAAGTTCCGATATCTGCCACAAACAGATGGAGTGTTCTAGGTTCTGAAAATAGTTCGTCTACATCATCTGGCAGGAATGACGATTCTAGGAACAAGCCAGGAACTCCTCTAGTTTCCAGTGTTAAGCCGAGTTCAAGTAGTTCAGTTCTGCCTGGACAACCACAAGGAGCAGGGCTCAATGAGATCTCTGATGTAGTGGACGATTGGGAGAAGGCATACGATTGA
- the LOC113769204 gene encoding uncharacterized protein LOC113769204, translating to MDKSWMDFPRTSEKYEAGLQMFLNYAFSRSSCDGMILCPCKDCGIGVCVTKIEAYDHLKVVGFIKGYNNWIAHGELSNYNEATSNSENTSIGVSNGTNDMQDLVHDVFGMPHGTNELNREGDFPISEAEKFYKLIDDSQQDLYSGCKNFSKLSFIIRLLHLKYLGKMSNKIFNMFVELLREAFPEAMTNLPSSYYEAEKLMNTLGLGYEKIDACPNDCSLYWGSAEKRASCETCNELRWVVSENNPTGEKRKIPQKVLWHFPLKARLQRLFMSSKIASQIRWHEEKRTKYGCMRHPADSPTWQTFDHLYREFAKDCRNVRLGLASDGFNPFNNMSSTHSTWPVVLIPYNLPPWMCMKQPYFMLSLLIPGPSSLGNNIDIYLQPLVKELTELWDFGIQTYDASQKENFQLHAALLWTISNFPGYAMLSGWSTKGEYACPVCHKFTHARRLTHSFKYCYMGHRRFLDSKHKFRKQAQFFGGTEEYGKRPPLQTGDMIVSELGDLQIKFGKHLKGNPKLPFK from the coding sequence ATGGATAAAAGTTGGATGGATTTTCCAAGAACAAGTGAAAAGTATGAGGCAGGACTTCAAATGTTTCTAAACTATGCATTTTCTAGATCAAGTTGTGACGGAATGATTTTGTGTCCTTGCAAAGATTGCGGCATAGGTGTTTGTGTGACTAAAATAGAAGCATATGATCATTTGAAAGTGGTAGGCTTTATCAAGGGTTATAATAATTGGATAGCACATGGAGAACTTTCAAACTACAATGAAGCCACATCTAATTCTGAAAATACATCAATTGGGGTTTCAAATGGGACTAATGACATGCAAGACTTGGTCCATGATGTGTTTGGGATGCCACATGGAACAAATGAATTGAATAGAGAAGGGGACTTTCCTATTTCAGAGGctgaaaaattttacaaattgatTGATGATTCTCAACAGGATTTGTACAGTGGTtgcaaaaatttctcaaagttgTCTTTCATTATTCGTTTGCTTCACCTAAAATACCTTGGTAAGATGAGTAACAAGATTTTTAATATGTTTGTTGAGCTGCTAAGAGAAGCATTTCCGGAGGCCATGACTAATTTGCCTTCTTCTTACTATGAGGCTGAGAAATTGATGAATACATTGGGGTTGGGTTATGAAAAGATCGATGCATGTCCTAATGATTGTTCTCTTTATTGGGGTAGTGCTGAAAAAAGAGCTTCATGCGAAACATGTAACGAGCTTAGGTGGGTTGTTTCAGAAAATAATCCAActggtgaaaaaagaaaaattcctcaaaaagtGTTGTGGCATTTTCCCTTAAAAGCTAGATTACAAAGActatttatgtcttctaaaattgcatctcaaatAAGATGGCATGAGGAAAAACGTACAAAATATGGTTGTATGAGACATCCAGCTGATTCTCCAACTTGGCAAACTTTTGACCATCTATATCGAGAATTTGCTAAGGATTGTCGAAATGTTAGATTGGGGTTGGCATCTGACGGGTTTAATCCATTCAACAACATGAGTTCTACACACAGTACTTGGCCTGTGGTTTTAATACCATATAACTTACCTCCGTGGATGTGTATGAAGCAACCGTACTTCATGTTGTCCTTGTTAATACCCGGACCATCCTCTCTTGGAAATAATATTGATATTTATCTACAGCCTCTAGTTAAAGAACTGACCGAATTGTGGGATTTTGGCATTCAAACTTATGATGcatcccaaaaagaaaattttcaattgcatgCAGCTCTGTTGTGGACCATTAGTAATTTCCCTGGATATGCAATGTTATCTGGGTGGAGCACTAAAGGTGAATATGCTTGTCCTGTTTGTCACAAGTTCACTCATGCACGACGGTTGACTCATAGTTTCAAATATTGCTATATGGGTCATCGTAGATTCTTAGATAGTAAGCATAAATTTAGAAAGCAAGCCCAATTCTTTGGTGGCACCGAAGAATATGGAAAGCGACCACCTTTGCAAACTGGGGATATGATTGTGAGTGAATTGGGAGACTtgcaaattaaatttggaaaacaTCTGAAAGGTAATCCGAAGCTGCCttttaaatga
- the LOC113767588 gene encoding glutamine synthetase cytosolic isozyme-like yields MLQRYLAVLKLLPRNLGMESSKSTPCCRRKLNGLLDGQSEGILDRRAGADKAYRDIVDSHYKARLYAGINISGINGEVIPGQYISWIHNFFFLWEFQVGLLSASLLAMSFGWLATF; encoded by the exons ATGCTGCAAAGATATTTAGCAGTTCTGAAGTTGTTGCCGAGGAACCTTG GCATGGAATCGAGCAAGAGTACACCTTGCTGCAGAAGGAAGTTAAATGGCCTATTGGATGGCCAGTCGGAGGGTATCCTGGACCGCAG GGCTGGAGCTGACAAGGCTTATCGTGACATTGTTGACTCACATTATAAAGCTCGTCTCTATGCTGGCATTAACATAAGTGGTATCAATGGAGAAGTTATACCAGGCCAGTATATCTCATGgattcacaatttttttttcctg TGGGAATTCCAAGTTGGTCTGCTGTCAGCATCGCTGCTGGCGATGAGCTTTGGATGGCTCGCTACATTCTAG